The window TTTTGGATTCATGAACAACAGGGACAGCATGGTAATTTCAACTGAAAATGGGAAGATAGTGAAGTCGGTATATGCTAATTTTGTTTTCGgtcttttttgaaattaaagtgACTTTCAAGCAATCGAAGGCCAAGTCTCCCTTAAATAGCTGACTATTTTCATTACAAAAGTCAAATATTTTGACGAGCTGATTTATGTTATATCGTTTTTAACCAAAGTAAAACTATTTTGCTCGGAAAACAGGACTGAAAAGTAAATTCTAGTATTTATCgctattacaaatataaaatgataaaaatatatattgaaattatgtatataatattaaaataaggtGAATCGATACATAGGACTAAACAGGTGGACACGAAGCAAGAGTGATGTTGAGATAGAGAACAGACAAGTGATAACAACCTGGCctctttttatttaaatattaatatttgcctAACGCTCTTGAATAGGATTTGTATAATTTACATGTCACAACCTCAAATATCTCATGATTCAAACTTATTAAAACAGGCTGATTTATTTTAGTATCATAAATAATCTAGAGTTTATTGTCTTGAGGCTTTAAGTCAGGTTTAAAGTTATTTCTAcgttaaattcaaaatatctatttatgtaataaactaattctgatttaaaattagaaatgagtcaaatatcaatttaaagttagaagttagtttgacctattttttagtaatattaatttttaaaatcttttttgataaatattatccataaataatttttattattatatttttaataattcacaagtcattaataaatcaaaatttacgAAGAACATTTTAAACCCTCAATTTATCACATTAAATTATGTTAaatcataatcataattttaaactacAAATGAGTGTTTAAAGGATATTTGGATGGTAAAAAGAAATGTTAATCGAGAATGAGACCGAAGATAGGAGACTAACAATATGAGAAAAATACTCCCCACCGAATGAATGATGTACTATCAAATAGGAATAGAATTCTCACTTCATATCACACAATGACTAATCAAAACCTCGAAACCTGAGTTTGAGATCGGATTCATTAATCATCAAATAAACACTCTTGATCTTCTTGCATTAAGTGTGCGCGATGGATAAAAATGATAGAACAAACAAATAATCGAAAAAAAACGTGGATAGATAGTTCAGATGCTTTTAAGTTTTACCTACCATTCCCAATAGTTTAATGAGTTAATCCAGTACACAGGAACAAAACTTTGCGACCTTGGTTTTTCAGCAAAGAAggaaaacaataaatataactACCGACTTGAGAAATTTCCAACAATCTTAATGAGAGCAACAATAACAATTTCTCACGTTATCAATGACATATATGTTTATCTATACGTAGAAAATAGACATTATTCATCTCGAAAGGCTCCCGTAATCCTCACGATGCATGGCTAGAAATTATCAACAACTATTACGTCAAAAAATGTATGTTATTACCTTGTTTCAACTTTCAACCCAAAGATGATTCATCTCAACTCCCACTATGATATTACTTTCTAGCTCCTCAAACACAAGAAGAATAGAAAGAAGATACATGTAGATGAGGTTCATAATTTGATGATACATATACATTTGTTATGGGCCACTTTCTCCACCAAACGACAACTCATTCTCTTACACACACAAGCACACACATTTGTGTATTGTTTGTTACTCAATTAATCAATTCATATCTCAtcacatttcatttcatttcatctCCACCGCTTCTTTGATCCTACTCTGTTGTCTGTGTTTACCAACTTTTTGTTCTGCCTTGTCGGTCCAAGATTTCGATTCTCCGGGAGCTGGCCTCAATAATTCTCGATGGCTCAGCTGGTGGTGGAAGTTATAGATGCGAGTGATCTGATGCCGAAAGATGGGCAGGGCTCGGCGAGTCCTTttgtggaggtggaggtggaagATGAGAGGCGGCGTACGCAGACTAAGGTGAAGGATCTCAATCCTTATTGGAATGAAAAGATGGTGTTTAACATGAATGATCAGCAGGATCTTATGAGGAAAACGATTGAGGTTACAGTTTATAATGAGAAAAGCAGTGATGGGCATCACAAGAATTTTCTGGGTCGTGTCAGAATCTCTGGCCTTTCTGTCCCTTTATCCGAATCTCAGGCTCAGGTACAGAGATACCCTCTGGATAAGCGTGGTATATTCTCTCATATTCGCGGAGATATTGCTCTTAAATTGTATGTCATAGGTGGTGCTGGTGGTGGCCATGATCACTTTTCAACGAATTTCAGTGCCTCTCATGATGGTGGCCGTGATCACTTTTCAACTAATCATAGAGCTCAGGATGGCGCTGGCCATGATCAGTTTTCGACGTATAGAGCTCAGGAGACGGAGGAAGTACAAGCAACACGAGTGAAGAAGAGCAGCCATTTGGAGCAGAGTACACATAATCCAGTGCTGCAAGAAATTAACACCAACTATAGGGTTAATGATGATGAGTACAAGGACATTGAAAAGAAACTGAAGAAGAAACACAAGGAAAAAGAAGTGAGAACTTTTTACTCTGTTGGAACAGGTGGTGGAGGACCACCACCTGCTTCGATTCCTATGCAAAGGCCGGTCACTATGGAGCCTCCTAGACCCATGGAGTCTTCCAGAGCTGATTTTGCCCGACAGGGGCCTGGGCCCGGACCTGCCACCGTAATGCAGATGCAGTTTCCAGGACAGAGGCCTGAGTTTGGATTGGTGGAGACTCGGCCACCAGTAGCAGCTCGGATGCGTTATGGGGACAAGATGGACAAGATGTCAAGTACTTATGATTTGGTGGAGAAGATGCACTACATGTATGTGAATGTTGTGAAAGCTAGAGATCTCCCTGCAATGGACATTACTGGAAGCCTTGACCCGTATGTGGAGGTAAAGGTAGGGAACTACAAAGGCTTGACGAAACACCTGGATAAGAACCAGAATCCGGTATGGAACAGTATCTTTGCATTTTCTAGAGAAAGATTGCAGACCAATTTGATTGAAGTAATAGTGAAGGATAAAGATATCGGTAAGGATGACTTTGTTGGGAGGGTGGCATTTGATATTGCAGAAGTGCCCCTTCGTTTGGCACCGGATAGTCCATTGGCTCCTCAATGGTATAGACTAGCAGACAAAAGAGGGGAAAAGCCTACTAGAGGAGAAATCATGCTTTCGGTTTGGATAGGAACACAAGCCGACGAGGCCTTTCCTGAGGCCTGGCACAACGATGCTCACAACATCAGTCACCAGAACCTTGCTAATACACGATCGAAGGTTTATTTCTCACCAAAGTTATACTACCTTCGAGTTCATGTTATCGAAGCTCAGGATCTTGTGCCAATTGAGAAAACTAGACAGCTGGACACACATGTAAAGGTCCATCTCGGAAATCAAATCAGGGTCACCAAGCCTTCCCCAGTGAGGCATATAAATCCTGTCTGGAATGATGAGCTTATGTTTGTAGCCTCAGAGCCATTTGATGAATTCTTAACTCTTACGGTGGAAGAACGGCATGGACCGGGGGAGCCAATAGGGAGAGTGATCATACCTGTAAGAGAGATACCACCGAGAATGGACTGGCATAAGCCCCTGGATCCTCGCTGGTTTAATCTTCACAAGCCTTCTCACGCTGGAGACGAAGTTGACAAGACAAAAGAAATTAAGTTTTCCAGCAAAATACTCCTCAGGCTTTGTTTAGATGCGGGTTACCATGTCCTCGATGAGTCTACTCCTTTTAGTAGTGACTTTCAGCCTTCATCAAAGTTTCTGAGAAAGCCTAGCATTGGAATTCTCGAATTGGGGATTTTGAGTGCAAAGAATTTGCTCCCAATGAAAAGCAGCCATGGAGGAAGTACAGATGCTTATTGTATAGCCAAGTACGGAAATAAATGGGTTCGTACCAGGACACTTCTTGACACTCTCTCTCCCAGGTGGAACGAGCAGTATACCTGGGAAGTTTACGACCCCTGCACGGTGATCACAATTGGTGTATTTGATAACTTCCATGTTAATGGAAACAGAGAGGACGCAAGAGATCAGAGAATAGGTAAAGTACGAATTCGTCTTTCAACTTTGGAAACAGATAGGATTTATACCCATTACTACCCTTTGTTGGTTCTGGACCGTTCTGGTTTAAAGAAGCACGGAGAACTGCAGTTAGCTGTAAGATTCACTTGCGTAGCTTGGGTCAATATGGTGGCACAATATGGAATGCCATTGCTACCCAAGATGCATTATGCCT of the Daucus carota subsp. sativus chromosome 4, DH1 v3.0, whole genome shotgun sequence genome contains:
- the LOC108218581 gene encoding multiple C2 domain and transmembrane region protein 6, whose product is MAQLVVEVIDASDLMPKDGQGSASPFVEVEVEDERRRTQTKVKDLNPYWNEKMVFNMNDQQDLMRKTIEVTVYNEKSSDGHHKNFLGRVRISGLSVPLSESQAQVQRYPLDKRGIFSHIRGDIALKLYVIGGAGGGHDHFSTNFSASHDGGRDHFSTNHRAQDGAGHDQFSTYRAQETEEVQATRVKKSSHLEQSTHNPVLQEINTNYRVNDDEYKDIEKKLKKKHKEKEVRTFYSVGTGGGGPPPASIPMQRPVTMEPPRPMESSRADFARQGPGPGPATVMQMQFPGQRPEFGLVETRPPVAARMRYGDKMDKMSSTYDLVEKMHYMYVNVVKARDLPAMDITGSLDPYVEVKVGNYKGLTKHLDKNQNPVWNSIFAFSRERLQTNLIEVIVKDKDIGKDDFVGRVAFDIAEVPLRLAPDSPLAPQWYRLADKRGEKPTRGEIMLSVWIGTQADEAFPEAWHNDAHNISHQNLANTRSKVYFSPKLYYLRVHVIEAQDLVPIEKTRQLDTHVKVHLGNQIRVTKPSPVRHINPVWNDELMFVASEPFDEFLTLTVEERHGPGEPIGRVIIPVREIPPRMDWHKPLDPRWFNLHKPSHAGDEVDKTKEIKFSSKILLRLCLDAGYHVLDESTPFSSDFQPSSKFLRKPSIGILELGILSAKNLLPMKSSHGGSTDAYCIAKYGNKWVRTRTLLDTLSPRWNEQYTWEVYDPCTVITIGVFDNFHVNGNREDARDQRIGKVRIRLSTLETDRIYTHYYPLLVLDRSGLKKHGELQLAVRFTCVAWVNMVAQYGMPLLPKMHYAYPISVRHIDWLRHQAMQIVAARLSRAEPPLRRETVEYMLDVDYHMWSLRRSKANFYRIMSLLSGVSAVCRWLDGICKWRNPLTTCLVHVLFLILVCYPELILPTIFLYLFVIGLWNYRFRPRKPPHMDARISQAENTHPDELDEEFDTFPTSRPSDLVRMRYDRMRSVAGRVQTVVGDLATQAERALAILSWRDSRATAIFIIFALVLAVVLYVTPFQVIAVLVGLVMLRHPRFRNRMPSVPVNFFKRLPSKSDMLLL